The stretch of DNA AGGATAATCACCTTTGAGTATGTATTGATTGATAATATTAATGATACTGTAGAAGACGCTATCAGGCTTGCAAAATTATTGAAGGGGATGCGGTGCAAGATAAACCTGATACCATTCAATCCAGTTCCTGATTGTGTATCTGGAAGGCGGCCTTCTGATGAGAAGGTGTTAAACTTTCAAAAAATTCTGATTGATAAAAATATGACTGTCATTATAAGAAAAAGTAAAGGTGCTGATATTGGAGCGGCATGTGGCCAGCTTGAAGCGTCTTATATCAAAGGCCAGAGGCATGATTAATCCCGGGCCTACTGCTTCTCCAGAAACTGGCCAACTAACTTTAGAAGCTCTTGTGTCTGAATCGGTTTTGCCAGATAAGCATTTGCACCTATTGCCATTGCCTTCTTTTTATCCTCTTCTGCCCCCTCTGTTGTGATTATGATAATCGGGATATTTTTATAGTTCGGGTCATTTCTGACAAGACTGACCAGCTTTAACCCATCCATTACAGGCATGTTGATATCCACAAGTATAATGTCAAACTTTTTGACTGAAAGTTTTTTCAGGGCATCGACTCCATCAGTAGCCTCAACAACATTTGAATCTGGAACCCTTTTCAAGGCAAAGGATATGAGTTGCCTCATTGTCGGCGAATCCTCAACAACAAGAATGTTAGGCATGATTCCTCCTATTTCTTTGGTTTTTCTTTTAAAAGTTCCAGGAAACTCTGTATTGTAGTCAGCTTCCTCTCAGATTGGGTATAAAGCTTTGATGAAAAAATTGCCGTAGCTGCATGTCCGGCAAGTAAATTAAACAGTTCATAATCAATATTAGAGAATCCCTTTTTCTGTACAAGCAAAGAGTAAATGACTACAACACCTATCACATGCTCTTTTATTTTTAGCGGAATACAGACAAGTGGTTTACTAAAGTCATCAGTCTGGCCTGCACTCAGATCAGAGCCAAAATAGCTTTCTCCACTTCTCGCCACAGTCCCAATTACACCATTGCCCATTTTAACGGATGGTATTATGTCCAGATTTATGCCCTCGGATGCTGCAGGTAACAACTGATTTGATTTATCATCCATTAACATTAAGGCAAATTTCTCGGCACCGATCAGGTTTATAATTATCTCCAGGACTATTCTTAAAACTTCATTAAAATCAAGCGTGGAGTGAAGCTGGTAGCTCGCCACATATAAGTTAGCTAAATTATTATTCTCCTCCTCCACTTCAACATATTTTGCTGCGAAGTCCTTATTTTCCTCCTCGACTAACTTATACTTTTCCAGGAGATTCTTATTCTCTGTCTCTAAGGCATTTATCCTTTCTATATAGAGCTTCATCCTTGTCTCATCTTCGGATTTCCTGAGTGTCTCCTCGAGCTGAGCAATTTTGAACCTCAATCTCTCATTCTCTTTTAATAGGTCCTGCGTAAATTCCTCTCCCTTGCGAAATACCTGAAGAAATTCCTCGACTCTTTTCCTTATACCTTCCTCTCTCTCCAACCTATCCTCCTCTCTTGATCCTTTCCAGTATATTTTCCGGGATTTCTTTCAGAGGAAATATTTATCATTATGTGAAGATTCTTTCAGCACTGTCAGAATTTTATCGTCAGAATGTTTAAATGTCATATGAAAGCCGCCAGGACATACAAAGGCCTTGCTTTTTTCCACAACCTCCCCATCTTCAGCCTCTTTAACCCTTATCATTGAAAGCTTATCTACCCGTTCTGCAAATTGTCTTGTAAAACCCCTCGGCATGTGTTGACTTATCACAACAGCAGAGGGGAAATCAGCAGGTAAACGGGTTAATATGGATTGAATCGCAGCAGGGCCTCCTGTCGAAGCACCAATAGCAATCATCTCTATTTCGCTGGTTTTTTTAATCGCAACTTCTGTTATGGCCTTTCTATGGCTCAGCAGGGACAGGCTCTGCTGTAGTTTTTCAATCTTAAGGGATGTTACGGATTCAATTTTTCTTAAAAGGTCGGTTTCTATTTCCTCTAAATCCCTGGATACCCTTCTGGTAGGCTTAACAACAAAATCCACAGCTCCAAGGTCCAGGGCCTTAAACACTGTCTGGCTGTCTCCATAAGAACTCACAATTATTACTGGCGTGGGTTTTTCTTTCATTATCCATCTGAGGAAGGTAAACCCATCCATTCCAGGCATTTCCAGGTCAAGAGTTATCACATCTGGATTCAGACGCAACACCTTGACTATTCCATCCTGACCATCAGATGCAACTCCAACAACCTGTATATTGGAGTCCTTTTCAAGAATCCTTCTTATGGTCTGGCGGTTAAAAGCCGAGTCGTCAATAACCAGGGCCTTTATGGCTTCTATCTCTTTATCCTGCATCTCTCATTATCCTTGCCTTCAGGGGTTTCTGATATACCATATCATTTTTAAGGTGTTTCAGCGTGAAGGCTGTAGAAATATTCATGAGGGACTCAGCATGCCCGAGAAGTAAATAGCCGCCTTCAATCAATCTGTCATAAAAATTCTCGACAACCCTTTTTCTCACAGCAGGGTCAAAATATATAAAGACATTGCGGCAGAAAATAATGTCTACCTGCCCTACAAATTTCACCTTGAAGGGGTCAAGGATATTCAGATAGCTGAAATTAACAAGGCTTTTCACTGCATCGGATATTTTAAAATTGCCTCCCTGTTCTTCCTCGAAATATTTCAATATAAAATAGTTATTTGTCGTCCTGAAAGAATTCTTTTTGTAAACACCTTTTCTCGCAACCTGAAGCACCCTCTGGTTTATATCGCTGGCAACAATGTCGATATCCCAATTATCAGGTATCCCCTTTTCCATGACAAGCATGGCTATAGTATAAGGCTCTTCTCCAGTAGAACAGCCGGCTGACCATATCCTTATTTTTTTCTTTTCCTTATTTCTCTCATAGATCTCTGGTATAATTTCATCGATAAATGCTTTAAGCTGATTTTGTTCTCTGAAAAAATAGGTCTCATTTACAGTAAGTATATCAATAATTGCTGTAAGCTCATCATCCCTTCTCTTATCATACATCAGATATCGATAATATTCCCTGAAGTCCCTCATGTGTTGAAGCCTTAAGCGATTTGCCAGCCTTCTTTCTAATATATATCTTGAACCGTCATCAAAGTATATCCCGCAATAGTCCTTTATGAGGTCCCTTAAAAGGCGAAAGATGTCCTCTGGAAGCTCTATTATTTCATCCTTTTCACTCACCTAAAACCCTCTCTGCAGCCTTTTTCACCTCCCGGTCTTCATCGGTTTCAGCCACTTCTCTGAGATATCTGTATGTCTGCACTTTTGGAAATTTCCCCATGACATCTACAGCAGTTTTTCTAACAGACCATTCCCTGTCCTGGAGGAGCGGAATTATTAAATCCAGCGCATCATCAAAATTGGACAATGACTCGATTGTCGTCCTTCTAATTTCCAGGTCTTTATCATCAAGGAGTCCGCAGAGCGCAGCCCTTGCCCGTGCGTCCTTAAAGCCACCGAGGGCCTCTATTGCAGTAGTCTTCACAAAGCCATATTCGTCAGACAGCAGGCTTATCAAAGGCTCGATAGCCTTTTCATTTCTAATAATACCAAGGCTCTCAGCAGCAGCAGCCCTGACCCAATCATCCCTGTCCTGGAGGAGCAATATCAAGGAGTCAACAACCTCATCACCGTCGAGCTTGCCGAGGGTAATAGCTGCTGCCCTTCTTATATCCGGAACCTCATCTGTTATAGCCAAAAGCAATAATTTCACAGCGTCAGGACCCCCGATAAGCCCCAGGGCATCAACCACTGCCATTCTTACCCTGACATTGCTATCCTTCATGGCAAAACCTAAAGGCCCAATGGCCTCTGCCTCTCCTAAGAGGCCAAGCAGCATTGCGGAATTTCTTCTCAATACCTCGTTTTTATCTGAAAGTCCATTTATGACCTCATCAATAGAAAGCCCCTCTTTCAGTCTTGCGAGTGTTCTTACTGCCGCTTCTTGAACATCCCCGTATTCGTCCAAAAGAAGGGATTCGATATAGCTGACCGCACGAAGGTCGCCTATCTCAGACAGGGAACGAGCTGCCATTGCCCTGACATGCCCATCACCATCCTTGAGGCATTCGATAAGGGGTGTAAAGAAGATAGTAGACCTCACCTTACCGGCAATATCGCATATGGTTCTTCTCTGATAAGGGTCGTCAGAGTTAAAGAAAGGTATCAGGGATTCAGGCTTTGCAGTGCCAATAAAAACAAGGGCCTTTGTAATATCCTCCTGAAATTCCTCTTCGGATGACATCTCAAGAAGAGGAGCAATTGCCTTTTCATCCCTAAGGAGGCCGAGAAGAATAATGGCTGCGACTTTAATCTCTTTTCTGTCACTCACGGTAAATGGCAGAAGAACATCAATAACACCCTCTTTAAAAACATCTCTTAATTCAGCAGCTACCTTTTCACCAAAACCTTTGTGAAAGAGCTTCTCCAGAGCCTTCAGGGTTTCCTCACGAACCACTTTCGAGGAATCCCTCAGATAACCCGCTAAAAAGGGCAATGTGCTTATATCGCCTATCTTCCCGAGTGCCCTTAGGGCTGGCTCTCTCAATGGCTTTTTTAATAATGCTGAAAGGAGGACATTAATGGCCTTAGGCTCTCCAATCCTCCCTAAGGCATCTGCGGCTGGATAGCCCAACCAGAGGTCTCCGCTCTCAAGGATAGAAATTAAGGCATCAGTAACTGAGGCGTCTCTCATTCTGCCCAGGTGCTCAACAGCAGATGCCCTTACATTATCATCCTCGTCCTTGATGGCCTTCAATATGAGGGGAAGGGCTTTTCTATCACCCACGTCCCCTAAAATATCTATAATAAATTTCCTGACGTCCCTGTTCGGGCTTTCAAATGCTTCTATAAGATAATCCGTAGCCTCTGCGCCTAATTTCGTGAGGGCCTCTATTGCTGAATTCCTTGCCCCTGCGTTATCTTCCAGGTACAGGGCATCGATCAAACCTTTGATGACGGCCTCGCCCCTGTGTTCTAATAAGATTTCAACTGAGGTCTTCCTAACACGCCAATCAGGGTCTTCAATGGCTTTGATAAGGAGCATGATGGCTAAAGCTTTATCTTCGAGTTCTCGAAGTTTCTCAACCGCCTCTCTCCTGATCTCCACATCTTCGTCTCTTAATAGGTTTTCTAATTCTTCAGCCAACACTACCCCTCTGTTCGGAACGAATCTCCGATTTTAATTCTTCGAGGACTATTCTTTCCTCGGATGTTAAAAGGTTATCGAGGTTCAGAAGGACGATTAACCTGTCGCCTGCTTTG from Nitrospirota bacterium encodes:
- a CDS encoding protein-glutamate O-methyltransferase CheR, which gives rise to MSEKDEIIELPEDIFRLLRDLIKDYCGIYFDDGSRYILERRLANRLRLQHMRDFREYYRYLMYDKRRDDELTAIIDILTVNETYFFREQNQLKAFIDEIIPEIYERNKEKKKIRIWSAGCSTGEEPYTIAMLVMEKGIPDNWDIDIVASDINQRVLQVARKGVYKKNSFRTTNNYFILKYFEEEQGGNFKISDAVKSLVNFSYLNILDPFKVKFVGQVDIIFCRNVFIYFDPAVRKRVVENFYDRLIEGGYLLLGHAESLMNISTAFTLKHLKNDMVYQKPLKARIMRDAG
- a CDS encoding HEAT repeat domain-containing protein, with amino-acid sequence MAEELENLLRDEDVEIRREAVEKLRELEDKALAIMLLIKAIEDPDWRVRKTSVEILLEHRGEAVIKGLIDALYLEDNAGARNSAIEALTKLGAEATDYLIEAFESPNRDVRKFIIDILGDVGDRKALPLILKAIKDEDDNVRASAVEHLGRMRDASVTDALISILESGDLWLGYPAADALGRIGEPKAINVLLSALLKKPLREPALRALGKIGDISTLPFLAGYLRDSSKVVREETLKALEKLFHKGFGEKVAAELRDVFKEGVIDVLLPFTVSDRKEIKVAAIILLGLLRDEKAIAPLLEMSSEEEFQEDITKALVFIGTAKPESLIPFFNSDDPYQRRTICDIAGKVRSTIFFTPLIECLKDGDGHVRAMAARSLSEIGDLRAVSYIESLLLDEYGDVQEAAVRTLARLKEGLSIDEVINGLSDKNEVLRRNSAMLLGLLGEAEAIGPLGFAMKDSNVRVRMAVVDALGLIGGPDAVKLLLLAITDEVPDIRRAAAITLGKLDGDEVVDSLILLLQDRDDWVRAAAAESLGIIRNEKAIEPLISLLSDEYGFVKTTAIEALGGFKDARARAALCGLLDDKDLEIRRTTIESLSNFDDALDLIIPLLQDREWSVRKTAVDVMGKFPKVQTYRYLREVAETDEDREVKKAAERVLGE
- a CDS encoding GAF domain-containing protein, yielding MEREEGIRKRVEEFLQVFRKGEEFTQDLLKENERLRFKIAQLEETLRKSEDETRMKLYIERINALETENKNLLEKYKLVEEENKDFAAKYVEVEEENNNLANLYVASYQLHSTLDFNEVLRIVLEIIINLIGAEKFALMLMDDKSNQLLPAASEGINLDIIPSVKMGNGVIGTVARSGESYFGSDLSAGQTDDFSKPLVCIPLKIKEHVIGVVVIYSLLVQKKGFSNIDYELFNLLAGHAATAIFSSKLYTQSERKLTTIQSFLELLKEKPKK
- a CDS encoding response regulator produces the protein MPNILVVEDSPTMRQLISFALKRVPDSNVVEATDGVDALKKLSVKKFDIILVDINMPVMDGLKLVSLVRNDPNYKNIPIIIITTEGAEEDKKKAMAIGANAYLAKPIQTQELLKLVGQFLEKQ
- a CDS encoding response regulator, with amino-acid sequence MQDKEIEAIKALVIDDSAFNRQTIRRILEKDSNIQVVGVASDGQDGIVKVLRLNPDVITLDLEMPGMDGFTFLRWIMKEKPTPVIIVSSYGDSQTVFKALDLGAVDFVVKPTRRVSRDLEEIETDLLRKIESVTSLKIEKLQQSLSLLSHRKAITEVAIKKTSEIEMIAIGASTGGPAAIQSILTRLPADFPSAVVISQHMPRGFTRQFAERVDKLSMIRVKEAEDGEVVEKSKAFVCPGGFHMTFKHSDDKILTVLKESSHNDKYFL